The Equus caballus isolate H_3958 breed thoroughbred chromosome 22, TB-T2T, whole genome shotgun sequence genome window below encodes:
- the SERINC3 gene encoding serine incorporator 3 has product MGAVLGVFSLASWVPCLCSGASCLLCSCCPNSKNSTVTRLIYAFILLLGTVVSCIMLSGGMESQLKKIPGFCEGGFKIKVADIMADKDCDVLVGYKAVYRINFALAVFFFVFFLLMLKVKTSKDPRAAVHNGFWFFKIAAIVGIMVGSFYIPGGHFTTAWFAIGMGGAFFFILIQLVLLVDFAHSWNESWVNRMEEGNPRFWYAALLSLTSCFYILSIVFVGLLYTYYTRPDGCTENKFFISINLILCVVVSIISIHPKVQEHQPRSGLLQSSIITLYTMYLTWSAMSNEPDRSCNPTLWSIITHMTAPTLAPGNSTAPVPTSTPPSKSGHFLDTDNFIGLIVFVLCLLYSSIRNSNNSQVSKLTLSGSDSVILGDATTSGAGDEEDGQPRRVVDNEKEGVQYSYSFFHFMLCLASLYIMMTLTSWYSPDAKFQSMTSKWPAVWVKISSSWVCLLLYVWTLVAPLVLTNRDFS; this is encoded by the exons ATGGGGGCTGTGCTGGGCGTCTTCTCCCTCGCCAGCTGG GTTCCGTGCCTTTGCAGTGGTGCCTCTTGTTTGCTGTGTAGTTGCTGTCCCAACAGTAAGAATTCCACTGTGACTCGCCTCATCTACGCTTTCATTCTCCTCCTGGGCACTGTTGTCTCCTGTATCATGCTGTCGGGCGGGATGGAAAGTCAGCTGAAGAAG ATTCCTGGATTCTGTGAAGGGGGATTTAAAATCAAGGTGGCTGATATAATGGCAGATAAAGATTGTGATGTGCTGGTCGGTTATAAAGCTGTGTATCGGATCAACTTTGCCTTGGCcgtctttttctttgtcttctttctgctCATGTTAAAAGTGAAAACAAGTAAAGATCCCAGAGCAGCAGTACACAATGG gtTTTGGTTCTTCAAAATTGCAGCCATTGTCGGTATCATGGTTGGATCTTTCTATATCCCTGGGGGCCATTTCACCACAG CCTGGTTTGCTATTGGCATGGGAGGGGCCTTCTTCTTTATCCTCATCCAGCTCGTGCTGTTGGTAGACTTTGCTCACTCTTGGAATGAATCATGGGTAAATCGAATGGAAGAAGGAAACCCAAGGTTCTGGTATGCTG ctttactgtcCCTCACAAGCTGCTTCTATATCTTGTCAATCGTCTTTGTCGGGCTGCTCTACACCTACTACACCAGACCAGATGGCTGCACAGAAAACAAGTTCTTCATCAGTATTAATCTGATCCTATGTGTTGTGGTTTCTATTATATCAATCCATCCAAAGGTTCAG GAACACCAGCCTCGTTCTGGCCTCCTGCAGTCTTCCATCATCACCCTCTACACCATGTACCTCACCTGGTCAGCCATGTCCAATGAACCTG ATCGTTCCTGCAACCCTACCCTGTGGAGCATTATTACACACATGACTGCGCCAACCTTGGCTCCTGGAAATTCAACTGCTCCAGTCCCTACCTCTACTCCGCCATCAAAGAGTGGGCATTTTCTGGATACAGATAATTTTATTGGGCTGATAGTCTTTGTTCTCTGCCTTTTGTATTCTAG CATCCGCAATTCTAACAATAGCCAAGTAAGTAAGCTAACCCTGTCAGGAAGTGACAGTGTGATCCTCGGTGATGCGACCACCAGTGGCGCCGGTGATGAAGAAGACGGGCAGCCTCGGCGGGTTGTGGACAACGAGAAAGAGGGAGTGCAGTACAGTTACTCCTTCTTCCACTTCATGCTCTGCTTGGCTTCCTTGTACATCATGATGACCCTGACCAGCTGGTACAG CCCTGATGCCAAGTTCCAGAGCATGACCAGCAAGTGGCCAGCTGTGTGGGTCAAGATCAGCTCCAGCTGGGTCTGTCTCCTCCTTTATGTCTGGACTCTTGTGGCTCCACTTGTCCTCACCAATCGAGACTTCAGCTAA